The following nucleotide sequence is from Aedes aegypti strain LVP_AGWG chromosome 3, AaegL5.0 Primary Assembly, whole genome shotgun sequence.
AATCTCTCATTAGTTAACTAATCGATTACAAATTGAATAGGTAAGGTAGATGCTGCTACATGTGtgggtttgttttatttttttttaattcacccTAGATTTAATTACTTTAGAGAAACATCAATTTAATGAAACACTGATTTATTTTGGCATCTGGAGTTTGGCATcggccaaattatctgaaactcgGCAGTAAGACGCACTTGAAGAGCATAATGTTGATAAATAGCAGTCAAGGCCTTCCTTAGTGTAGTGGTAAAGtcggtggctacaaagcaaacccatgctgaaggtgtctgggttcaacttCCCAACAAGCCATGTGAGCAAAAtggtcacataaaaaaataaagtgagAAGCCGGCCAAGAAAaatgagaagaagaagaggcaTTCGCAAAATCCCATGTgcgaaataaatcaaaagaatgagcacaaaaaattttgataatgaagACGCGTTCACTCCAACGGAAATGCTCCACGTGTAGTAACAGCGGCGGAAGTAATTTACCGGTTTCAATTTGAGTGTCAGGAGCTCAGGGCCAAATTTTCGAGCCGCAAATTTTTCTCGGTGCACGCAAGCAAATGGCGGCGGTGCTCACTCTCTTTCTCTCGTACCCAAACTGCGATGGGGGGATGTGAGGCGTTCGATTCGCCAATCACGCTTAAAATCAGTTACACTGTATTGATTTGCTCTCATCTTTGGAATAGTGGAACAGCATTGGATTACGAAAATCAAACATACTGAGCAAGGTCGACCCATTGGCCCCGAAAGATTGAGATTTTCAGAAGCCAATCCCTGGGCTTAGTATTTTACTGCCAATTAACTTAATTTGCAACATCCACAAGAGTAATTTGATTATTCCGCAAGGAAAATAGTGGCagttcgctcatactggatcagctgtcaagatTACTTTGGTTATTAGCAGCAAACtgtacttgaccgctctacttgGGATGTCGATACTCAGCCTGCCCAGTAGGTCCGGTACGTACGGACctgtgaactagactatcgaaatgcatacattttgcattttgacatacgaacgctttatgtttcgttttagcatcaactcACATCCAGGCGTcggtaggcgcgtggtgtacgcacagacctaacgatcgcaaggtccttggttcgattccaggttgctgcgagaaacattttttgttgccaatgtttggtttcataaggcaaagctatgaatttcaacccgatttattgtggcgaattttcataagtgcatccaatgtatttcgatagtccatttgcctgagtgtattaaaaacgcacgggcctatcgatcgcaaggtccttggttcgattccaggttgccgcgaaaacatgtTTTGGTTTCACAAGGCAACGCTACGAATCTCAACCCGATTTAaataaggctcccccaaaactacgcgactttttacggcgacagcgacacgatttcgttgttgtgtcgctgcaagcactcttctatggaaccatcttgactgacacgacgcgaatcgctgcgaaatcgcgacgtttttttgtcgctgtcgccgtaaaaagtcgcttagatctgggggagcctttaagTCGATAGACTTCTTCAAATCCTTGAATCATTCGAGTGTATCAAAAGCTGTTCCTCTAGTGGAGGTTTGCTTTGGGTACGGATGCACCGCTACAGTGAGTGCCAGCCAGTGCTCGCCTACCTGTCCGGGCTTTACAGTTGCTGGCAGAGAAAGGGGTGCATGATTGgccaattttattgatttgcgAAAGGGTTCGGGAAGAATTCGCCATTCAGTGGCAAAGTGCACGTAACTTTTCGGGGGGATTTATTTCCCTCTGGaaataaatggaaatggaataTCATTGACTGTGCAACTCTTTGTTCTAAACTTggatggtagtcctgaaaaggactgaTTGGATGTTAGATACTGTTTTACAACAGTACGGTTGCTGTCCCAAATTTACTTCTTGGCAGCGGTCTTCTTCGCGGCAGCTTTCTTGGCTGGGGCAGCCTTCTTCGGTTTTGGGGTCTTGGGCTTCTTGGCGGCGGTCTTGGAAGGTTTGGTGGCCTTCTGCTTCGGAGCAGCAGCCTTCTTCACACCACCGGCCTTTTTGGCAGCCTTGGCACCAGCAGCTTTGGCTTTCTTGGCTGCAGCCGGCTTCTTGGCTTTCTTCTCGCCGGCTGGCTTCTTGGCCTTCTTCTCCCCAGCTGGTTTCTTGGTGGCCTTCTTCTTCTCTCCGGTAGCCTTCTTGGCCTTCTTCTCGCCGGCCTTCTTCGGTTTCTTCTCACTGGCGGCCTTCTTAGCTTCAGCCTTCAGCTTGAACGAACCGGAAGCGCCGGTGCCCTTGGTTTGGACGAACTTGCCCTTCTCGACGCCATTCTTCAAGGCCTTCTTGAGGAATGGGGCAAGCTTGGCGACATCGCATTTGTAGTTGGCGGCGATGTACTTCTTGATGGCCTGCAGGGACGATCCGTTGCGTTCCTTCAAGGTTTTGATGGCAGCAACAACCATGTCGTTGACTGGGGGGTGGGTCGACGGCTTCTTCGGCTTGCCCTGTCCCTTGGGGGCCCTTGGCTTCTTGGTCTTGGCTGGCGAGGCAGCCGGGGCTGCGGCAGCGGCTTCAGTGGCAACTTCAGACATCTCGATAGGTAGCTAGAGTAACACTCACACGATGGCGATAGTAAACGAATGAATGACGGAAATTCTGGCAACAGTGCGGTGTTCGATTTCGTCGTCTGTGTTAGGGATGCAGACATGGTCGTCCACTGGATGACTGTTCGCGAAAtattgtacatatttttggtaacACCTTTTTAAAACGCATTTTTCCGGTAATCGCACTAAGTATTTGCCTGTCTAGTATGTCCGTTTGGTGAGTGCATGAGTCTCGCTAGCAGCCCGTCATCGCCACATCGGGCCGGTTTCGCGAGAAGCACCGCTGAGACATGTCTTTACAGCACCCGTGCGCCATATGGTGTGGCTTTGCTCGATAAAACAATCAATAGTAACTATTGAAACAATACCACCCTGCACGGCGGTGGTGAATTTGGCAACATGAATGGTTGCTCTTTGCGGTGACATGCGGGTATAGCCAGTATGCCGGTGTCTAATGGCCCCTAATGAGCCTCAAACAAAGTCATTCCCAGTGCCGACGAGCGATGTTACGCGTttggttttagtaaactttgaacaatgttaatttgatgtttttcatcAAACATACCGAAAACTTGGGCTCGACTATGACGTCAGTCACACAAGTTTGTGCCATTTTGTCCGGAAAACAATGTCACCAAACACTAATCACCTTCCACCTGTGCACTGTTGGTTGGTCGAATGTGTGCAAATTGCTGGCATTGCCTCAGCCATCGGCGGCAACTGCATTGGAAAAGGACAGTGCACGTGCTACTATGGATCTAGCTTATCTGAGAATGTTTTACTTCAAGAAGCAAGCAAGCAAAGCAAGCACCCTCCCTGCGGTGGAATCTGCAAATGAGCTAGTGCGAAATCTGCCCGAATAGGCATCGGTTTTGCTAGCTGCAGTTGCATCGAATGAACATTCCATACAATCTCTTCTGGCGGCAGTAGTACCGGACATGTCGCGCTGAATTCGCGACAAATTGTTCTCGGAAGTCCCTAACATGCCCCACGGCACGTGTTCCCGGTGTAGAAACTGCACCCTACACTCCCCCCGATCGAGATATATTTTTGTGTACAGTGCCCTCAGGGGCTGTTCAACGTGTCTGTCCGTGCTAGTACTGAGCAACACCCGAGCCAGGAAGCCGAATGGCAACCACAC
It contains:
- the LOC110679727 gene encoding histone H1-like → MSEVATEAAAAAPAASPAKTKKPRAPKGQGKPKKPSTHPPVNDMVVAAIKTLKERNGSSLQAIKKYIAANYKCDVAKLAPFLKKALKNGVEKGKFVQTKGTGASGSFKLKAEAKKAASEKKPKKAGEKKAKKATGEKKKATKKPAGEKKAKKPAGEKKAKKPAAAKKAKAAGAKAAKKAGGVKKAAAPKQKATKPSKTAAKKPKTPKPKKAAPAKKAAAKKTAAKK